One Euphorbia lathyris chromosome 1, ddEupLath1.1, whole genome shotgun sequence DNA segment encodes these proteins:
- the LOC136219783 gene encoding disease resistance response protein 206-like, which produces MNSTNKTLIFFSILLTFFSPSHPTKTHKPCKELVLYFHDILYNGNNSQNATSSIVESPQGSNLTILAPNFHFGNIVVFDDPITLDNNLHSSPIGRAQGLYIYDTKNTFTAWLGFSFVLNYTQHHGTINFAGADPIMIKSRDISVVGGTGDFFMHRGVATVMTDAFEGEVYFRLQVDIKFYECW; this is translated from the coding sequence atgaATTCAACCAACAAAACACTCATTTTCTTCTCCATTTTGCTCACTTTCTTCTCTCCATCTCATCCTACAAAAACTCACAAACCTTGCAAAGAACTAGTCCTCTATTTCCATGACATACTCTACAATGGAAACAACTCTCAAAATGCAACTTCTTCCATTGTTGAATCACCACAAGGTTCTAATTTAACAATCTTAGCACCCAATTTCCATTTTGGGAATATTGTTGTGTTTGATGATCCGATAACATTAGACAACAATCTTCATTCTTCTCCGATTGGTAGAGCACAAGGTTTATACATTTACGACACTAAAAACACTTTCACTGCTTGGTTAGGGTTCTCTTTTGTGCTTAATTATACACAACATCATGGTACTATAAACTTCGCCGGAGCCGACCCGATTATGATCAAATCGAGGGATATTTCGGTCGTCGGAGGTACTGGAGATTTTTTCATGCACCGTGGTGTTGCTACTGTTATGACTGATGCTTTTGAAGGTGAAGTTTATTTTAGACTCCAAGTtgatattaaattttatgagTGTTGGtaa
- the LOC136219791 gene encoding disease resistance response protein 206-like, with protein MNSTNKTLIFFSIFLTFFSPTHPTKTHKPCKELVLYFHDILYNGNNSQNATSTIVASPQGSNLTILAPNFHFGNIVVFDDPITLDNNLHSSLIGRAQGLYIYDTKNTFTAWLGFSFVLNYTQHHGTINFAGADPIMIKSRDISVVGGTGDFFMHRGVATIMTDAFEGEVYFRLRVDIKFYECW; from the coding sequence ATGAATTCAACCAACAAAACACTCATTTTCTTCTCAATTTTTCTTACTTTCTTCTCTCCAACTCATCCTACAAAAACTCACAAACCTTGCAAAGAACTAGTCCTCTATTTCCATGACATACTCTACAATGGAAACAACTCTCAAAATGCAACTTCTACCATTGTTGCATCACCACAAGGTTCTAATTTAACAATCTTagcaccaaatttccattttgGGAATATTGTTGTGTTTGATGATCCGATAACATTAGACAACAATCTTCATTCTTCTCTGATTGGTAGAGCACAAGGTTTGTACATTTACGACACGAAAAACACTTTCACTGCTTGGTTAGGGTTCTCTTTTGTGCTTAATTATACACAACATCATGGTACTATAAACTTCGCCGGAGCCGACCCGATTATGATCAAATCGAGGGATATTTCGGTCGTCGGAGGTACTGGAGATTTTTTCATGCACCGTGGTGTTGCTACTATTATGACTGATGCTTTTGAAGGTGAAGTTTATTTTAGACTTCGAGTtgatattaaattttatgagTGTTGGTAA